In the Haloferula helveola genome, one interval contains:
- a CDS encoding GAF domain-containing protein, protein MSGETPTILSQAEKRERYAEAGLRIAGLVENEPDRIARMAGLVAVLHGAMPHYFWTGFYRVVGDSLVIGPYQGTPGCNRIGWGRGVCGTAWRTGETQVVADVHAFPGHIACDARSASEIVVPVKDRNGRVIAVLDVDSTEAGAFDEVDAEALERLVNQCVAGAV, encoded by the coding sequence GTGAGTGGCGAAACACCAACGATTTTGAGCCAGGCGGAGAAGCGCGAGCGCTATGCCGAGGCGGGGCTGCGGATTGCGGGACTGGTTGAAAATGAACCGGATCGGATCGCGCGGATGGCGGGGCTGGTGGCCGTATTGCATGGCGCCATGCCTCACTATTTCTGGACCGGATTCTATCGGGTCGTGGGTGACTCGCTGGTAATCGGCCCGTATCAGGGGACACCGGGATGCAACCGGATCGGCTGGGGCAGGGGCGTCTGCGGAACCGCTTGGAGAACGGGCGAGACGCAGGTGGTCGCCGACGTCCACGCGTTTCCCGGGCACATCGCCTGCGATGCCCGCTCGGCGAGCGAGATCGTGGTACCGGTGAAGGACCGCAACGGGCGGGTGATCGCGGTGCTTGATGTCGATTCGACCGAGGCGGGCGCCTTCGATGAAGTCGATGCCGAAGCGCTCGAACGCCTTGTGAACCAATGTGTCGCGGGCGCCGTGTGA
- the polX gene encoding DNA polymerase/3'-5' exonuclease PolX codes for MSEVTRETLSSVLEEIALLLEIQGENPFKIRAYRQGAEIVSSFDGDIVARAKDNDLKGIKGIGEALQDKLHELATTGSLEFHQKLRGKYPDTFFDLFDIEGLGPKKIAALHKELGIASIPDLKAACESNKVAGLSGFGKKTEQKILEAIERREKFADRFLLHTATAAAETILERIRSHPDVLRAQWAGSLRRSKETIGDLDFIAATSKPADLTAWFSELDIVTDVIVHGDTKCSIRLENGLQCDLRAVSNEQYPFALQYFTGSKEHNVAIRSRALKQGLSLNEYGFTAAGKTTPHEPIPTVHDERDIYRTLGLDYIEPELRENHGEIEASEDGSLPRLIELENLRGTFHNHTTASDGVATLEEMAEAAIDLGLRYLGIADHSKASFQANGLDEERLAKQTEEIAEWNRQRGDELWIFSGTEVDILKDGSLDFSDDTLASLDYCVASVHASFTLDEKTMTKRIIQAMENEHVTMLGHLTGRLLLRRDEYAVNHEKIIDCAAETRTIIELNCNPRRLDMDWRWWRKARDKGVLCSINPDAHRPEQFQFLRFGIGIARKGWLRRKDVLNTFTLDEVKDYLGTPKAKRSL; via the coding sequence ATGTCTGAAGTCACCCGAGAAACCCTCTCCTCCGTCCTTGAGGAAATCGCACTGCTGCTCGAGATCCAGGGCGAGAACCCGTTCAAGATCCGGGCCTACCGCCAGGGTGCGGAGATCGTTTCTTCCTTCGACGGAGACATCGTCGCCCGAGCCAAGGACAACGACCTCAAAGGCATCAAGGGAATCGGCGAGGCACTTCAGGACAAGCTCCACGAACTCGCCACGACCGGCTCGCTCGAGTTCCACCAAAAGCTCCGTGGCAAATACCCCGACACCTTCTTCGACCTGTTCGATATCGAAGGTCTGGGACCGAAGAAGATCGCCGCGCTGCACAAGGAACTCGGCATCGCCTCGATCCCCGATCTGAAGGCCGCCTGCGAGAGCAACAAAGTGGCGGGACTTTCCGGATTCGGCAAAAAGACCGAGCAGAAGATCCTCGAGGCGATCGAACGACGCGAGAAGTTCGCCGACCGCTTCCTTCTTCATACGGCCACCGCTGCCGCCGAAACGATTCTCGAAAGGATCCGGTCCCATCCCGATGTACTACGGGCGCAGTGGGCAGGATCCCTGCGGCGCTCGAAGGAGACCATCGGCGACCTCGACTTCATCGCGGCGACATCCAAGCCCGCGGACCTCACCGCCTGGTTCTCCGAACTCGACATCGTCACGGATGTGATCGTGCACGGAGACACCAAGTGCTCGATCCGCCTTGAGAATGGCCTCCAGTGCGACCTGCGCGCGGTCTCCAACGAGCAGTATCCGTTCGCGCTCCAGTACTTCACCGGCTCCAAGGAACACAACGTTGCCATCCGGTCGCGCGCCCTGAAGCAAGGCCTGTCGCTCAACGAATACGGATTCACCGCCGCAGGAAAAACGACTCCCCATGAGCCGATTCCAACAGTCCACGACGAGCGCGACATCTACCGCACACTCGGACTCGACTACATCGAGCCCGAGCTCCGTGAGAACCACGGCGAAATCGAGGCCTCGGAAGATGGCTCCCTTCCACGCCTGATCGAGCTCGAGAACCTCCGCGGAACTTTCCACAACCACACCACCGCTTCGGACGGAGTGGCGACTCTCGAGGAAATGGCGGAAGCCGCGATCGACCTCGGACTGCGGTATCTCGGTATCGCCGACCACTCGAAGGCGTCGTTCCAGGCCAACGGACTCGACGAGGAACGGCTGGCCAAACAGACCGAGGAGATCGCCGAATGGAACCGCCAGCGCGGCGACGAACTCTGGATCTTCAGTGGCACCGAAGTCGATATCCTCAAGGATGGGTCGCTGGATTTCTCCGACGACACCCTGGCTTCCCTCGATTACTGCGTCGCATCGGTTCACGCCTCGTTCACGCTCGACGAGAAGACGATGACGAAACGAATCATCCAAGCGATGGAAAACGAGCACGTGACGATGCTCGGCCACCTGACCGGCCGTCTCCTGTTGCGTCGCGACGAGTACGCCGTGAACCACGAGAAGATCATCGATTGCGCTGCCGAAACCCGGACGATCATCGAGCTGAACTGCAATCCGCGGCGGCTCGATATGGACTGGCGCTGGTGGCGAAAAGCCCGCGACAAGGGCGTGCTATGCTCGATCAACCCGGACGCCCACCGACCCGAGCAGTTCCAGTTCCTGCGCTTCGGAATCGGCATCGCCCGCAAGGGATGGCTGCGGCGCAAGGACGTGCTGAACACGTTCACGCTGGACGAAGTGAAGGACTACCTCGGGACGCCGAAGGCGAAGCGTTCGCTTTGA
- a CDS encoding endonuclease/exonuclease/phosphatase family protein, with the protein MRLSPIFSNAPGFLGAFLLALSATSCEKESKAAGEWSGPVVTADAAPPETSAEPAPVVIGKPEVSIIQEPDSPGSLRFIAYNIENWLTMDRYVDGKRVNSKPKPDSEKEAIVTILARHQPDVVGICEIGTKEDLAELQQLLKEAGVDLPHAHHTGGADDTRRLAMLSRFPFASTQLHESLEYELEGKTMGMGRGILDATVDSPIGPIRFLGAHLKSKREIPEADQEMMRRAEAHLLRDQATSILTADPSARLIVYGDMNDTRQASAIRTIRGPSKGPTKLGMAFMRDSRAETWTHFWEYQDVYSRFDYVFFSMPMTDGVLWDECRIIDDPEWKDASDHRALLFVLE; encoded by the coding sequence ATGCGACTTTCACCGATTTTCTCAAACGCCCCGGGATTCCTCGGGGCGTTTCTCTTGGCGCTCTCGGCGACGTCTTGCGAGAAGGAAAGCAAGGCTGCAGGCGAGTGGTCCGGCCCGGTCGTCACCGCCGATGCGGCTCCCCCGGAAACCTCAGCCGAGCCGGCACCGGTCGTCATTGGAAAGCCGGAAGTCAGTATCATCCAGGAACCGGACAGCCCCGGATCCCTCCGCTTCATCGCCTACAACATCGAGAACTGGCTCACGATGGACCGCTATGTCGATGGCAAGCGGGTCAACTCGAAGCCGAAGCCCGACTCCGAGAAAGAGGCGATCGTGACGATTCTCGCACGACACCAGCCGGATGTGGTCGGTATCTGCGAGATCGGCACCAAGGAAGACCTCGCCGAACTCCAGCAACTCCTCAAGGAGGCCGGCGTCGACCTGCCCCATGCGCACCACACCGGCGGTGCCGATGACACCCGCCGCCTCGCGATGCTTTCGCGCTTCCCCTTCGCGTCCACGCAACTCCACGAGAGCCTCGAATACGAGCTTGAGGGAAAGACGATGGGCATGGGGCGAGGCATCCTTGATGCGACCGTTGACAGCCCGATCGGTCCCATACGCTTCCTCGGCGCACACCTGAAGTCCAAGCGCGAGATCCCGGAAGCGGACCAGGAGATGATGCGACGTGCCGAGGCGCACCTGCTCCGCGATCAAGCGACATCGATCCTTACCGCGGATCCCTCCGCCCGGCTGATCGTCTATGGCGACATGAACGACACCCGGCAGGCTTCCGCGATCCGCACCATCCGCGGCCCGTCGAAGGGACCGACCAAGCTGGGCATGGCCTTCATGCGCGACAGCCGCGCCGAAACTTGGACGCATTTCTGGGAATACCAGGACGTCTACTCCCGCTTCGATTACGTTTTCTTCAGCATGCCCATGACCGATGGCGTCCTGTGGGACGAATGCCGCATCATCGACGACCCGGAGTGGAAGGACGCGAGCGACCACCGCGCGTTGCTGTTTGTTTTGGAGTAA
- a CDS encoding YbaB/EbfC family nucleoid-associated protein: MNIAKMMKQAQQMQAGMLAKQEELAAMDFEASVGGGKVTVVANGSGDVKSVKIDPAVVDPEDVEFLEELVLKGVQEAVAKGKEATAAEMKKLTGGLGLPGMPGM, encoded by the coding sequence ATGAACATCGCAAAGATGATGAAGCAGGCCCAGCAGATGCAGGCCGGCATGCTCGCAAAACAGGAAGAACTCGCCGCCATGGACTTCGAAGCCTCGGTCGGCGGAGGCAAGGTCACCGTGGTGGCCAACGGAAGCGGCGACGTGAAATCGGTGAAGATCGATCCCGCCGTGGTTGACCCGGAGGACGTCGAGTTTCTCGAGGAACTCGTCCTGAAGGGCGTGCAGGAAGCTGTTGCCAAGGGCAAGGAAGCCACCGCCGCCGAAATGAAGAAACTGACCGGAGGCCTCGGTCTTCCGGGTATGCCCGGCATGTGA
- the dnaX gene encoding DNA polymerase III subunit gamma/tau, translating to MSYQVFARKYRPRTFNDILGQDHVVRTLRNAIDQNRLAHAYLFVGPRGTGKTTTARILAKALNCSGGPKADFDPDEPMCVEIAEGRSLDVLEIDGASNNGVEEVRALRETVRFAPASGQFKIYYIDEVHMLSNAAFNALLKTLEEPPEHVKFIFATTEPHKILATILSRCQRFDLRPIPADIIASHLQHIATEEGIALDESAAWAIAKGADGGMRDAQSMLDQLVAFCGESISEANVLDVFGFTSRETVAALAHALLGRNTAEALAIVQREADAGRELSQLLGELIGGLRALLIAGLDAGANPEGIPAETWAGLVEAAGSYHADRLLAVIDVFAETEGRMRWSTNKRLHLELGMIKAIQSLGEVRISDVIKVLAGAADHLPESAAVSTPAPEPAAPAPAPAAQPEPAATPKPAAKPSKPDVNGIDGLDALIESAPDVPVEPIAAPQPKAAAPAPEPEPAKEQKPEEDDFYQDPLIQKALEMFEAQIR from the coding sequence GTGAGCTATCAGGTCTTCGCCCGGAAATACCGACCCCGAACCTTCAACGACATCCTCGGTCAGGACCATGTCGTCCGCACGCTGAGGAACGCGATCGACCAGAACCGCCTTGCCCACGCCTATCTCTTCGTCGGCCCGCGCGGCACCGGCAAAACGACCACAGCGCGGATCCTCGCCAAGGCTCTGAACTGCTCGGGCGGCCCGAAGGCCGACTTCGATCCGGACGAACCGATGTGCGTCGAGATCGCGGAAGGGCGCTCGCTCGACGTGCTCGAGATCGACGGTGCCTCGAACAACGGAGTCGAGGAAGTCCGGGCGCTTCGCGAAACCGTCCGCTTCGCCCCCGCCAGCGGACAATTCAAGATCTACTACATCGACGAGGTGCACATGCTCTCGAACGCGGCCTTCAACGCGCTGCTGAAGACCCTCGAGGAGCCGCCGGAGCACGTGAAGTTCATCTTCGCGACCACCGAGCCGCACAAGATCCTCGCCACCATCCTTTCCCGTTGCCAGCGCTTCGACCTGCGGCCGATTCCGGCCGACATCATCGCCAGCCATCTCCAGCACATCGCGACCGAGGAAGGCATCGCGCTCGACGAGTCCGCGGCCTGGGCGATCGCCAAAGGCGCCGATGGCGGCATGCGCGACGCCCAGTCGATGCTCGACCAGCTCGTGGCCTTCTGCGGTGAGTCGATCAGTGAGGCCAACGTGCTCGATGTCTTCGGCTTCACCTCCCGTGAAACGGTCGCCGCCCTCGCTCACGCGCTTCTCGGTCGCAACACCGCCGAGGCGCTGGCCATCGTCCAGCGCGAGGCAGACGCCGGCCGCGAGTTGTCGCAACTCCTCGGTGAGCTGATCGGCGGCCTTCGGGCCTTGCTGATCGCCGGACTCGATGCGGGCGCCAATCCCGAGGGAATCCCCGCCGAAACGTGGGCAGGACTCGTGGAAGCGGCCGGCAGCTACCACGCCGACCGATTGCTTGCCGTGATCGATGTCTTCGCCGAGACCGAAGGCCGGATGCGCTGGTCGACCAACAAGCGCCTCCACCTCGAACTCGGCATGATCAAGGCGATCCAGAGCCTTGGCGAAGTCCGCATCAGCGACGTGATCAAGGTGCTCGCCGGTGCGGCCGACCATTTGCCCGAAAGCGCGGCGGTATCGACTCCGGCTCCCGAGCCGGCGGCGCCTGCACCCGCCCCTGCGGCGCAGCCCGAACCGGCCGCGACCCCGAAACCCGCCGCCAAGCCGTCCAAGCCGGACGTCAACGGGATCGACGGCCTCGACGCGCTGATCGAATCGGCGCCGGACGTCCCGGTCGAACCCATCGCTGCCCCGCAACCGAAAGCCGCCGCTCCGGCACCCGAGCCGGAGCCGGCCAAGGAACAGAAACCGGAAGAAGACGACTTCTACCAAGACCCCCTCATTCAGAAGGCTCTCGAAATGTTCGAGGCCCAAATCCGCTAA
- the hrpB gene encoding ATP-dependent helicase HrpB, which produces MRLPVFEIEDDLKAAAGPGGRVLLKAPTGSGKSTAVPGMLLEAGIEGRVLVIEPRRMAARMLAGWVARQRGGGVGGEVGYAVRFDARYGRDTRVIYLTDGVFQRWLQDDPELKGVSAVVFDEFHERRVAVDVALGRCLDLQETLRPDLRVIVMSATLETRGLSEFLEPVTILEAGGRTYPVDIRYKASPAASGRRGGPARETPVWERVAAACRDAITDPECGDVLCFLPGAHEIRRTLSQIENSTWSGGWSVLPLYSGLPPAAQEAAVAPGKGRKIIVSTNVAETSLTIEGVRTVIDAGLARIASFDPRRGIGTLMIEKISRAAADQRAGRAGRTAPGRCIRLWSEAEHARRAAFETPEVHRVDLAEVSLLLKSAGVEDVGGFRWLEAPQAEGLARADALLHDLGAVDENGALTEEGRAMAGLPLEPRFARLMLAGVEEGCVAEMAFVSAAVQGESIWAGRGDGMRDFVADDDFTDFQAEWRGFESAVAMGFDPKRVSQIGVHGRAARELSRGFERLEKLALRRGWPFEAVDFEGRKDAVGRAMLAGFSDQLGVRAGSATLACRLVGKRKAKLDDRSAARNASAFVATEITEVEGRDVTVHLRRGTAVELEWLRDLFPDDLHDTDGAAWDEVRRCVVARKELRFRDLVLASKDSDHEVNLDAAAELLAARVLSGELVLKKWDASVDQWCARLASLSKWMPELELPGWGDEDRQAAVAQICHGAVRYKEIKEAPVWPVLKDWLSAPQRAALDAFAPERIKLANGRDAKITYASDGEPSIGLMVRDLFGVWETPTVANGHVPLVVQVQAPNRRPWQVTKDLKSFWASGYTQMRKDLAGRYPKHPWPEDPKAGS; this is translated from the coding sequence GTGCGGCTGCCGGTATTTGAGATTGAGGACGATTTGAAGGCGGCTGCAGGCCCGGGCGGGCGGGTCCTGCTGAAGGCCCCGACGGGATCCGGAAAGTCGACCGCAGTGCCGGGAATGCTCCTTGAGGCGGGCATTGAAGGCAGAGTGCTGGTGATCGAGCCACGTCGGATGGCGGCCCGGATGCTGGCCGGGTGGGTGGCCCGACAGCGGGGCGGAGGCGTCGGGGGAGAGGTCGGATACGCGGTGCGATTCGACGCCCGGTACGGGCGCGATACGCGGGTGATTTATCTGACTGACGGCGTTTTCCAGCGATGGCTTCAGGATGACCCGGAGCTGAAAGGGGTCTCGGCGGTTGTTTTCGACGAATTCCACGAAAGGAGAGTGGCCGTCGACGTCGCGCTCGGTCGCTGTCTGGATCTACAGGAAACGCTTCGTCCCGACCTCCGTGTGATCGTGATGTCGGCGACCTTGGAGACCCGCGGGTTGTCCGAGTTTCTCGAACCCGTGACGATCCTCGAAGCCGGTGGGCGGACGTATCCGGTGGATATCCGTTACAAGGCGAGCCCTGCAGCTTCGGGGCGGCGAGGCGGTCCTGCTCGTGAGACACCGGTCTGGGAGCGGGTTGCGGCCGCGTGCCGGGACGCGATCACCGACCCTGAGTGTGGCGACGTGCTCTGTTTCCTGCCCGGAGCGCATGAAATCCGTCGGACGCTTTCACAGATTGAGAATTCGACGTGGAGCGGAGGCTGGTCGGTCCTGCCGCTCTACAGCGGATTGCCGCCAGCGGCACAGGAGGCGGCGGTCGCGCCGGGAAAGGGAAGGAAGATCATCGTCTCGACCAACGTCGCCGAGACTTCGCTGACGATCGAGGGTGTGCGGACCGTCATTGATGCCGGTTTGGCACGAATCGCCAGCTTCGATCCTCGACGTGGAATCGGCACCTTGATGATTGAGAAGATCTCGCGTGCGGCAGCGGACCAGCGGGCCGGCCGAGCCGGACGAACCGCTCCCGGGCGTTGCATCCGACTCTGGAGCGAAGCCGAGCATGCGCGTCGAGCTGCGTTTGAAACACCCGAGGTGCACCGGGTCGATCTGGCCGAGGTGTCATTGCTGCTGAAGTCGGCGGGGGTGGAAGACGTGGGTGGTTTCCGGTGGCTCGAGGCGCCCCAAGCCGAGGGGCTCGCACGGGCGGACGCGCTGCTGCACGACCTGGGCGCGGTGGATGAAAACGGTGCTCTGACCGAGGAAGGTCGCGCCATGGCCGGCTTGCCTCTCGAGCCTCGGTTCGCGCGCCTGATGCTTGCCGGTGTCGAGGAAGGCTGCGTGGCCGAAATGGCATTCGTCAGTGCGGCGGTCCAGGGCGAGAGTATCTGGGCAGGACGTGGGGACGGCATGCGGGACTTCGTGGCCGATGATGACTTCACCGACTTTCAGGCCGAGTGGCGCGGGTTCGAATCCGCGGTGGCGATGGGCTTCGATCCGAAGCGCGTTTCCCAGATCGGTGTTCACGGTCGTGCGGCAAGGGAGCTGTCGAGAGGTTTCGAGCGTCTCGAGAAGCTCGCCTTGCGACGAGGCTGGCCATTCGAAGCGGTCGACTTCGAAGGCAGAAAGGACGCTGTCGGGCGGGCGATGCTTGCCGGCTTCAGTGATCAGCTCGGCGTCCGGGCAGGAAGCGCGACGCTTGCGTGCCGGCTGGTTGGAAAACGGAAGGCCAAACTTGATGATCGCAGCGCGGCACGGAATGCATCCGCTTTTGTCGCGACGGAGATCACCGAGGTCGAGGGGCGGGACGTGACGGTGCACTTGCGCCGGGGGACGGCCGTCGAGCTCGAATGGCTTCGGGATCTTTTTCCCGATGATCTTCACGACACCGATGGCGCCGCTTGGGACGAGGTGCGCCGATGTGTCGTGGCAAGGAAGGAGCTACGCTTCCGGGATCTCGTGCTGGCGTCCAAGGACAGCGATCATGAAGTCAATCTGGATGCGGCGGCCGAGTTGCTCGCGGCCCGGGTTCTTTCCGGAGAGCTGGTGCTTAAAAAGTGGGACGCTTCGGTGGACCAATGGTGTGCCCGTCTGGCGAGTCTCAGCAAATGGATGCCCGAATTGGAGTTGCCGGGCTGGGGTGATGAGGACCGGCAGGCCGCCGTGGCCCAGATCTGCCACGGTGCGGTGCGCTACAAGGAGATCAAGGAAGCGCCGGTCTGGCCGGTGCTGAAGGACTGGCTGAGCGCTCCGCAGCGGGCGGCTCTGGATGCCTTTGCGCCGGAGCGGATCAAGCTGGCAAATGGCCGGGACGCGAAGATTACCTACGCGTCCGACGGCGAACCGAGCATCGGACTGATGGTGCGGGATCTGTTCGGAGTTTGGGAGACGCCGACGGTCGCCAACGGCCACGTCCCGCTGGTGGTTCAGGTGCAGGCACCGAACCGTCGGCCGTGGCAGGTGACAAAGGACCTGAAGAGCTTCTGGGCGAGTGGCTACACGCAGATGCGCAAGGATCTGGCCGGCCGGTATCCGAAGCATCCGTGGCCCGAGGATCCCAAGGCGGGATCGTAG
- a CDS encoding alpha-amylase family glycosyl hydrolase codes for MLLMSGSMEDENVRPVIYQVLPRLFGNTNETRKPNGTLEENGCGKFSDFNDRALEEIKAMGFTHIWLTGVIEQASGTSYPGRPADPEDILKGRAGSPYAIRDYFDVCPDYADDPDARIAEFRALVKRCRKHGLKVLIDFVPNHVARSYASDVRPDLSFGEGDDPAVFFSKENNFYYVQPGMAEGEPPLRLPTGGKPGCTGLFEPESDFVRVTGNNSVTFAPGEYDWYETVKLNYGHDFTGPRDTSHLPGPDASVEDVPDTWRKMDEIFAYWQAMGVAGFRVDMAHMVPMEFWEWMITRARAREGGLYLFGEAYDNDPAKLVDGNVLDALLNAGFDAVYDDPVYDICMGLYDDFAGGFKWANDLDHETVTGDRFHRSLRYAENHDEVRLACRHEWGGLGMAVGRPVTAVLFGMGRGPLMIYSGQEVGEPADGAEGFGGNDGRSSIFDYWGMPEFQKWVNRGKYDGGRLSADQIKLREWYGKLIHAVSVPAFTRGDFYGLNHANKENAEFGRIDGETVSGHWLYAFLRRDSEGGDAYMVIANFHASRPFDGASVRIPEHALEWLGRSKGTIRFTECLAEPWAGKASAKALPMRGLQLPDLPPLSARILKLE; via the coding sequence ATGCTGCTGATGAGCGGCTCGATGGAGGATGAAAACGTGCGTCCGGTGATTTACCAGGTGCTGCCGCGCCTGTTCGGCAACACCAACGAGACCCGGAAACCGAACGGGACCCTTGAGGAGAACGGTTGCGGCAAGTTCTCCGACTTCAATGATCGTGCGCTGGAAGAGATCAAGGCGATGGGTTTCACCCACATCTGGCTGACCGGGGTGATCGAGCAGGCCAGCGGAACTTCGTATCCCGGACGTCCTGCGGACCCCGAGGACATTCTGAAGGGTCGTGCCGGGAGCCCGTATGCGATCCGCGACTACTTCGATGTGTGTCCGGACTACGCCGATGATCCCGACGCCCGGATCGCGGAGTTCCGCGCCCTTGTGAAACGTTGCCGCAAGCACGGACTGAAGGTGCTCATCGACTTCGTGCCGAATCACGTCGCGAGGAGCTACGCGTCCGACGTGCGGCCCGACCTGAGTTTCGGCGAGGGTGACGACCCGGCTGTGTTCTTCTCGAAGGAGAACAACTTCTACTACGTCCAGCCAGGGATGGCGGAGGGAGAACCACCGCTGAGACTTCCGACCGGCGGCAAGCCGGGGTGCACGGGATTGTTCGAGCCCGAAAGCGACTTTGTCAGGGTCACCGGCAACAACTCGGTGACCTTCGCTCCGGGAGAGTATGACTGGTATGAGACGGTGAAGCTGAACTACGGTCACGACTTCACCGGTCCACGCGACACGTCCCATCTGCCGGGGCCGGATGCTTCGGTCGAAGACGTGCCGGACACCTGGCGGAAGATGGACGAGATCTTCGCCTACTGGCAGGCGATGGGTGTGGCCGGCTTCCGGGTCGACATGGCGCACATGGTGCCGATGGAGTTCTGGGAGTGGATGATCACCCGTGCCCGGGCCCGGGAAGGCGGCCTGTATCTGTTCGGTGAGGCCTACGACAACGACCCCGCGAAGCTGGTCGATGGCAACGTGCTCGACGCGTTGCTGAATGCCGGCTTCGACGCGGTTTACGATGACCCGGTCTATGACATCTGCATGGGGCTCTATGACGACTTCGCCGGTGGCTTCAAATGGGCCAACGATCTGGATCATGAGACTGTCACCGGAGACCGGTTCCATCGGTCCCTGCGCTATGCCGAGAATCACGACGAGGTGCGGCTGGCGTGCCGGCATGAGTGGGGCGGTCTCGGGATGGCGGTCGGGCGTCCGGTGACAGCCGTTCTGTTCGGAATGGGGCGCGGGCCGCTGATGATCTATTCGGGACAGGAGGTCGGGGAGCCTGCGGATGGTGCCGAGGGATTCGGCGGGAATGACGGCCGTTCCTCGATTTTCGATTACTGGGGAATGCCGGAGTTCCAGAAGTGGGTGAACCGAGGGAAGTACGACGGAGGTCGTTTGTCAGCGGACCAGATCAAGTTGCGCGAGTGGTATGGAAAGCTGATCCACGCCGTCAGCGTGCCGGCCTTCACCCGTGGCGATTTCTACGGACTCAATCATGCCAACAAGGAAAACGCGGAGTTCGGCCGGATCGATGGAGAGACGGTCAGCGGACACTGGCTCTACGCCTTCCTGAGGCGCGACTCAGAGGGAGGCGACGCCTACATGGTCATCGCCAACTTCCACGCAAGCCGCCCGTTCGACGGTGCCTCCGTAAGAATCCCGGAGCATGCGCTCGAATGGTTGGGCCGGAGCAAGGGAACGATCCGGTTCACCGAGTGTCTCGCCGAGCCATGGGCGGGAAAGGCGTCGGCAAAGGCGCTCCCGATGCGCGGTTTGCAGCTTCCGGATTTGCCTCCCCTGAGCGCCCGGATTCTCAAGTTGGAGTGA
- a CDS encoding twin-arginine translocase TatA/TatE family subunit — protein MNAPLAFGLPQGPEWIIIFVVVLLLFGAKKIPELARGLGKSMGEFKKAREEFEREIKSAESEAVSEAEEAKVKEVAGKEPREV, from the coding sequence ATGAACGCACCGCTCGCCTTTGGACTGCCGCAAGGCCCCGAATGGATCATCATTTTCGTCGTGGTCCTGCTTCTCTTCGGCGCCAAGAAGATTCCCGAACTCGCCCGTGGCCTCGGCAAGAGCATGGGAGAATTCAAGAAAGCCCGTGAGGAATTCGAACGGGAAATCAAAAGTGCCGAGTCCGAGGCCGTCTCCGAAGCGGAGGAAGCCAAGGTCAAGGAAGTCGCCGGCAAGGAGCCTCGCGAGGTCTGA
- a CDS encoding endonuclease/exonuclease/phosphatase family protein: MRTTTPLIRRTGWLLVGASLALHFFSVLAYARQPDLLAAYTVMPIWVWGGLGIFLSATAFYFLRAPLSLVVTAVWTLTILLGADEARVIANIGTPAPQPGEAAPVAGVKPIRVVTLNVATYRFGDPADDIAAWDPDIVVLQEASGYRVKAIADRLYGGHGDYRSFSLNGVATRWKITREVRNPDPRFLFFNHNVTIEMPDKRSIEVVNLHLSSAATDLRLWKPECWRTHRENRRQRHLEVAVALKILEDTTDFPGAQPVILAGDFNAPATDPIQHRLERDFDDAFLEAGTGWGDTFQRRIPILRLDQIHVTRHFTPVRCKAVTTRHSDHRLVVADLILD; this comes from the coding sequence ATGCGAACGACCACTCCGCTGATCCGGCGCACCGGCTGGTTGCTGGTGGGCGCCTCGCTGGCACTCCACTTCTTCTCGGTCCTCGCCTACGCCCGCCAGCCGGACCTGCTGGCGGCCTACACGGTCATGCCCATCTGGGTGTGGGGCGGCCTGGGCATCTTCCTTTCGGCCACCGCCTTCTACTTCCTCCGCGCCCCGCTGTCGCTGGTCGTGACGGCGGTGTGGACGCTGACGATTCTTCTCGGTGCCGACGAGGCACGGGTCATCGCGAATATCGGGACGCCCGCACCGCAGCCCGGAGAGGCGGCTCCGGTCGCCGGAGTGAAACCGATCCGGGTGGTGACGCTCAACGTCGCGACCTACCGGTTCGGTGACCCGGCCGACGACATCGCCGCGTGGGATCCCGACATCGTCGTGCTCCAGGAGGCCTCCGGCTATCGGGTGAAAGCGATCGCCGACCGTCTCTACGGCGGTCACGGCGACTACCGCAGCTTTTCCCTGAATGGCGTGGCAACCCGCTGGAAAATCACCCGCGAGGTCCGCAATCCCGACCCGCGGTTCTTGTTCTTCAATCACAACGTGACCATCGAAATGCCCGACAAGCGGAGCATCGAGGTCGTCAACCTGCACCTTTCCTCCGCCGCCACGGACCTCCGCCTGTGGAAGCCGGAGTGCTGGCGCACCCACCGCGAGAACCGGCGCCAACGCCACCTCGAGGTCGCCGTCGCCCTGAAGATCCTCGAGGACACGACCGACTTTCCCGGCGCCCAACCGGTGATTCTCGCCGGAGACTTCAATGCGCCGGCAACCGACCCCATCCAGCACCGGCTCGAGCGCGACTTCGATGACGCCTTCCTCGAAGCCGGAACCGGCTGGGGCGACACTTTCCAGCGTCGCATTCCGATCCTCCGGCTCGACCAGATCCACGTGACGCGCCACTTCACACCCGTCCGCTGCAAGGCGGTCACCACCCGCCACTCCGATCACCGCTTGGTCGTCGCCGACCTGATCCTCGATTGA